A single genomic interval of Meles meles chromosome 9, mMelMel3.1 paternal haplotype, whole genome shotgun sequence harbors:
- the LYPD6B gene encoding ly6/PLAUR domain-containing protein 6B — protein MLPLRHALAVAAVQVFILSENWALGKNINFYNVRPPLDPTPFPNSFKCFTCENAGDNYNCNRWAEDKWCPQNTQYCLTVHHFTSHGRSTSITKKCASRSECHFVGCHHSRDSEHTECRSCCEGMICNVELPTNHTNAVFAVMHAQRTSGGSAPSPSLPALAWVFVLLLIQSHCS, from the exons ATGCTGCCCCTCCGTCATGCTCTGGCTGTCGCTGCTGTCCAGGTCTTCATCTTGTCAGAAAACTGGGCATTGGGCAAGAACATCAACTTCTACAACGTGAGGCCTCCTCTGGACC ctaCGCCATTTCCAAACAGCTTCAAGTGTTTTACTTGTGAAAATGCAGGAGATAATTATAACTGCAATCGATGGGCAGAAGACAAATGGTGTCCACAAA ATACACAGTACTGTCTGACAGTTCACCACTTCACCAGTCATGGAAGAAGTACATCCATCACCAAAAAATGTGCCTCCAGAAGCGAATGTCATTTTGTTGGCTGCCACCACAGCCGAGATTCTGAACATACA GAGTGCAGGTCCTGCTGTGAAGGCATGATCTGTAACGTAGAGTTACCCACCAACCACACGAACGCAGTCTTCGCTGTGATGCACGCGCAGAGAACATCCGGCGGCAGTGCCCCTTCGCCCTCCTTACCCGCGCTTGCCTGGGTCTTTGTGCTTCTGCTGATACAAAGCCACTGTTCCTAG